The Hemiscyllium ocellatum isolate sHemOce1 chromosome 27 unlocalized genomic scaffold, sHemOce1.pat.X.cur. SUPER_27_unloc_25, whole genome shotgun sequence region GTCTTATTTTCtctggatcatttcattggcaaTGTACGTCCCTGGCTCAATGAGCAGCAGTGTCCACTGAAAGCAAACCTCAGAGGATCGTAGaactcctacaatgtggaaacaggtccttcagcccaacacatctGCACTGATcgtccaaagactaacccactcagatccattttaCTACCCTCCATAAATTGCACACAGACCCCCAAGGGTGGAATTATTcctgggttcctggtgccatgaggcagcagtgcacacCCTGAGCCACCATGGGGTTgtggttgtggggggtgggggaggcaatTGCAgtccatcagaaacaaaaatagcccgCCTACTCTCCCACTGTACCCACTGTCAGAGCTGGCAGGAGATTCAGTCCTGGGGGGTTCCCAAGGCAGCATCACCGGTAGGATCTGATTGCTGGGAGCGCTGGTGCCCCCGCTGGTGCTTCTGCAAGTTGTAGGAAGACATGAGCCTCTTCCCACACTCGGGCCAACTGAAGGGcatctccccggtgtggacacattGGTGCTTCAGTagggcggaggaattgctgaaggccttcccgcacttaGGGCAGCAGAATGGCCTCCCCAAACCCCCCACCGCCTCCCTCCCCCCATGTGTGGACTAGCTGGTGCTTCAGCAGTGTGGAGGAGCGGGTAAAGACCTTCCCACATTCGGGGCAggagaacagcttctccctagtGTGGACggactggtgcctcagcagggccaTGGAATTGCTGAAAGCCTTCCTGCACTGAGGGCAACTGAACGACATCTGACCAATGGGTCAATACGTCGGAGGAAAGAgcaaagcccttcctgcactcggggcagaagagcggcctctcctcggtgtcgacccactggtgtctcagcaggtgggaagaacaGCTGAAGGCCACCTTGCACTTGTGGCCGGAAAACAGCCTTCCCCGGTGTGGACCAACTGGTgcgtcagcagggcagaggaattactgaaggccttcccacactcagggcagcagaaGGGCTTCTTCCCCTCTGTGGACCCATTGATTCTTTAGAACCCTTTCAATttccacaatatctttctgataggagggagaccagaattgcacacaatattcccaaagtggtctaaccaatgtcctgtacagccacaacataacttcccaactccaatacacaGTCAGAGGATTGAGAAACCTCTCAAAACCcacaaaaaacaaacaggaaagaaTGGAAGGACAAACCGAAGTTTTGAGAGTCAGCTTGGAAGCAtcactgagaaatcggcggactgggtttattgggtagccgttctccttaaatacactatatacgtatttcacttgtactcttcgtagtttctctgtgctgcagtgtgtagtggcttgttgaaataatgtcctgatgcagcttcgtttgtgggtgttgggatgattgtttctgtagctaagtatttggtttgtgtgtgttgtttttctgtagacgctagtttgaagttccccattgactgttcgctctactgtgacaactaagaatggcactttgttgttgttctgctcctcttcaaaccaggagcccccctcaggccaTAGTCTCACTACTTGGAACACCAATACACAGACTATTCAAAGGTATCTactgaagactaaaacaccaagtcgaagatTCACGGCACTCCatttactccatccaagaattcttgaacaccaaagacactaagatagaagaggatggaataatgctgtcctttgacatagagccctgttcacatccattaacatcaacgtggccaaagaaaactgaagacactactcgaagaaccaaagacacaaacacagcaacaacttcatcagcaaagatagcACTGTCAACCTCGTGGAACTGTGCCTTACCACCTacttcctattcagtaacaagCCCTACAAACAAATAAAGGAAATAACCAATAAACCACCAGTATCAGGATTCCtagcagaagcaataatgcagacactcgaacaaacagctcttccAACGACCCAACCCAAACTTTGTGTCCGCCAcagtgatgacacttttgtcatgaaaaaatgaaacaaattagaggaaacctacaacaccatcaacaatatcctcactggcataaaattcacaaaagaggagaacaacacCAAAGTGCGATTTCTAGATGTCACAGTCGAGCAAGCagtcaatggtaaattcaaaacagcCTCAACAGGAAAACAGCGCACGCGAACTAAGTACTTagctacagaagcaatcacccctaCACATACAAACAAACTGAATCAGGGTACTATTTCAACGAGCCattacacactgcagcacccagtaaCTACCAAGACCAAGATGTAACTGAGAGTGGGTAGCCAAAATATCCACTGAAaattgcttccctgaccgggaagcGAAGCCGAGCCGCAGCGGTGAAAGCgccgaatcctaaccactagaccaccagggctATATTGGTGCACGTCGACAGCTCTACTAAAGATTGCTTTCATGCCCGGAAATCGAACCCACGCCACGGTTGTGAGAAggcttccaccaatgtcatttcttgtatccattgctcccgatgcggtctcctctacattggggagactggagactCCTCGCagagtcaagtcacagcgcttGAGGgagcatctccaggacacccgcaccaatcaaccccatcgtcctatggcccaaaatttcaacctCCCCCGCCccgtcccactctgctgaggatatgcaggtcctgggcctcctccatcgccgctccctccccacccgatgcctggaggaagaacgccccatCTTCCGTCAGGGATgaattcaaccccagggcatctgtttccttattttccctccctcaccttacctcagttccaaccttccagctcagcgctgtcctcatgaactgtcctacctgccaatctcccttcccacctatccgctccaccctcttctctgatctGTCACCTCCATCTCaccaccattcacctattgtgctctttgCTACTTTCGGCCCAGCACCCCCCAATTTATCTCGCCACCCCTGGAAGcgtcctgcctctattcctgatgaagggctttagcccgaaacatcgattttcctgttcctcggaagctgtctgacctgctgcgctttttcagcaccactctgatctaaactctggtttccagcatctgcagtactcacttttgcctacccaATAAACCCAGTGTGCCAATTTCACATCAACAAACtgacacaagcagacacaacatCTGCAGAAACGCTAGCCACATTActttacattaaagacatctgtgAAATGATGTCCAGACAACTCAACCCTCTCAGCACTAAACAGCGGCTAATGAACCAGAAATATCCAGTACAAACAACCAGCAAACgtatgttatttacaaaataccataagaccataagacataggagtggaagtaaggccattcggcccatcgagtccactccgccattcaatcatggccgatgtattatcttgtacgtctctattaagtctccacttaatcttctaaactccaatgaatacaatcccaggatcctcagccgttcctcataggttagacctaccattccagggatcatccgtgtgaatctctgctggacacgttccagtgccagtatgtccttcctgaggtgtggggaccaaacctggacacagtactccaaatggggcctaaccagagctttataaagtctcagtagcacatctctgcttttatatttcaaccctcttgagataagtgacaacattgcattcactttcttaatcacggattcaacctgcatgtttacctttagagaatcctcgactagcactcccagatccctttgtactttggctttactaattttctcaccatttagaaagtagtctatgctgttattgtttttgccaaagtgcaagacctcgcatttgctcacgttgaattccatcaaccatttcctggaccactctcccaaactgtctagatccttctgtagcctcccctcTTCCggactacctgcctgtccacctaacttcgtatcatctgcaaacttcgctagaatgcccccagtcccttcatccaaatcattaatatataatgtgaacagctgaggccccaacaccgaaccctgcgcgacaccactcgtcaccagctgccattccgaaaaagaaccttttatcccaactctctgccttctgtcagacagccaatcctcaatccatcccagcacctcacctcgaacaccatgggccctcaccttgcccagcagcctcccgtgtggcatcttatcaaaggtcttttgaaagtctagacAGACCagatccactgggtttccctggtcttacctacttgtcacctcttcaaagaattccaacaggtttgtcaggcatgaccttcccttactaaatccatgttgacttgttctaatcagtctctgctcttctaagaatttagaaacctcatccttaatgatggattctagaattttaccaataacCAAGGTTAAGCTAattagcctataattttccatcttttgtcttgatcctttcttgaataaggggattacaacagccatcttccaatcatccgggacctttcctgactccagtgactcttgaaaggtctcaaccaatgcctccgctatttcctcagccacctctctcataactctaggatgtatcccatcgggaccaggagatttatcaattttaagaccttttaacttttctagcactatctcttttgtaatggcaaccatactcaactcagccccctgactccctttaattgttgggatatttccATGTATTATACCATACAAGAAAATATGTACATGAACTCTGCCACACAGTTCCctgtggcaagaaatgctgggatgAGATAAGGAACATTTTTTTAGCCAAAACGAATCGGCACTGACTGGACAGCCATTTAAAATCAACACTGTCATGTCACGATAGAAGATGCAAAGGGATGTACGGttttcttattttctgaagatttacaaagctgagactgggttttggtgattgttccctttccactcccaggaaccacagtggttggggcggtgagTTAAGGAGAGTGAAATGTGCTCGTGAGCAGCGTGTGGggctatttcagcttcctctcctctgacagcgctgtgacttgactccgatgttctcaggGACACTTACTGAAGCGAGACAGTGAAGAGTCTCGTTCCTgcagatcaggaattcaaaccgaATGCCGGCTTCGAACCGAATGCTTTCAATAGTCcaaactttgtgaagcagtatctttcactagCAAAtaaaacacccttgtcctcaggtgcctgcttcatttcgatcacgatttccagcccctcactgttctcgtctcatttccaaacacttgacTCATTGCCTCAAAAGCAGCTCTGtgggtatctgcttgttccaccctgACAGGCGGTGGGTTGCAGATTCCCGACCAGTCCcaatgtgattgaaatatttcaacccctccactgatttgcatctttaaaaaaaacgtgGAGCAATCTCCCTTTCTTTTTGACGACGTTTCTCAACTGTAGTCGGCAgggttcacacctgcgtggggaaaccgcaatgggtttcatgtccatcgcattaaccactcggcccaccaatacagaaccacactgacagcttcacttcccaagtctgtctgcctgtggagctgagaaagagtgaatcattgcagagtttgtttgaatccagtCACTTCACaggttttgaaaggattaaatATCAGCAAATGGCGAGTCTGTGTGTTTCATCCCGAAAGATGAAATGGACATTCAGTtaaaaacaacaacagaaattgcaggagcaactcaacaggtcaggcagcatccgtggaaagagaatcagaggcAATATTTCAGAACTTTTTTTTCCTTCTCCAGGTACAGCCAAAcccgctgaatttctccagcagtttctctttctgtcttggATTCTCAGCATCCGTAGTCCTTTACGTTAGAAATTCAATCAATTCAGAAACTCCTTTGTACTTCCTCAGTAGAGAAGATTTCCGTTTGGGAAACATTTTCCTGACACCATTAAAAACGCGAAATTCGCAGCGGTCGGAGCGAGAAACACGCAACACCCTGTCCCTCGCTGGTCTGGAACCACCAGCCTTTCGATTGATAGCCGAACGCACTGATTTATTGAGCCACAGAGACAGGATTGGCCAGCATACCCCCGCAGTCTCTTTGAGGGAGCTACTGTTCaattcataattcagcctgcCCTGCCCAGAATTACCATTGTCttctatcagttttacttttccATAATAAAGCCTTGGACATTCACTTTGGAGACACCGGGGATAGTCTGATCCCACCACCTGCAGGCACATCTATGTCACAAGGAACTAGCCCTCCTACACCGGGGCCATCACCCTCCGAGcgtttcagtgttttgcctcttACCGAATTTTCTCATTGACCCCCAGCCgtgaaggggtttgaattcctgatatgcagagaattctttcaatgtctcagatcagttcatgtcctgagaatatcagagctgaaaatgtgttgctggttaaagcacagcaggttaggcagcatctaaggaatagggcttaagctcgaaacgtcgaatttcctattccttagatgctgcctaacctgctgtgctttaaccagcaacacattttcagctgtgatctccagcatctgcagacttcattttttactGAGAATATCAGAGTCCATCTCCCGgcctcttaaacaaggggacggtgtctggactgtctctgctcagtcggacagttcatccttcattctcctctaattccacttcccaaagagtttctaaaggttcacaaagctggagactgggatttctctTTTACTTCCTGAGAATTATTCCACCTGctaactgacaatattttgccaaaatctcCTCCCTATTGTAACACTTGCATCAtatccagggatgaggaatttccatTTTGTTGAGACATTCCCAATTTGGGAATGTTgtctttggagcaaagaaggttaactggagatttctAGGGGCTGTTGGcaatgatgggagaagaagtgGTGGGACTGGGCAGGTAAATGATCAGAAGAACCTATTACCACTGACCAGGGTCAGTTACCAGAGGGCAGGGTTTGAAGTTCTTTAATGGAAAACAGCATTTGTGTTGAACAAGCACAGCGAATACTGTAGAAAGCCAACGGGTCGAGCAGAatctgtggaaaggtaaacaaAGCCGATGTTTTGAGTGTGCTACGGTTTTTGTTCAGAACTCAGTGATTTGCCTCTTCCCGaagttggtccaggtctgtgtctcaattggcaaacacatggcaagtgCAGTGCCGCAATGTGGCTCGGGGCCAATGAGAAAATTCGGTaagaggcaaaacactgaaaggctcggAGGGCAATGGCCCCGATGTAGGAGAGCTAATTCttcgtgacatggatgtgcctgcagatggtgggatcagactgtccacatgtctccacaatgaatgtccaagGCTTTATTATGGAAAAGAAAAACTGATAGAAGACAATGGTAATTCTGGGCGGGGCAAGTTGAATTATGAATTGAATAGTAGCTTCCTCAAAGAGACTGCAGGGGCGGCGCTCGTATCTGTCTCTGTGGTGCAATTGGtcagcgcgttcggctgttaaccgaaaggttggtggttcgcgCCCATCCAGGGGCGGAGTGTTTGgattttcttaaaacaaaatcagtgaattgtttaaatggtgatatattggaatgtggagaaagtgaggacaagaggtgaaagtcgaaaaatgtggcactggaaaagcgcaatagatcaggcagcatctgaggagcaggacagtgagttttgggcacaagcctttCACCAGGAATGATGTAAGGATGCCAGTTGTCGGGCagatgcagcaggcaatgagcaaggcaagtgataTATTatgaagaggaattgagttcagaagtggggtacaattacaatatttaaaggcatctggatgagtatatgaataggaagggtttagagggttatgggccaaatgctggcaaatgggacgagattaattttggatatctgattggcacagacgagttggacgaagggtctgttttcgtactGCATGACTCTAATGATCTTTGATGAAAGCAAAAATGTCGCTGTGAAGAGTGGACTTCCAGAAGCAGCTTTCAACGATGTTTTGCCCTTACGAGGAGCAtaaatcttcattttttttaagatagCAGCTGAGTGAGTGACATCCAGGACTTTGTtagaaagtgggaattcattgcactgtggggctGTAGTGTTTTAAGGTTTACCGGCAGTAAGTACAGTGTGCTGAGCGGGGAGCCTAGTGAAGGGTTAGGTCGGTTTTTGTTTAAACTGTTCATTTCTGTCAGGctccaacattgtatttccaatgCTGTCAATCAGAAGGTGCAGTGAATCAGTAACTGGTATCGTTAGAAGCCTTACTATTTTCAGTACTGCAGGTATTGcattgtttcatcagcattgtaaaggtcgctggcagcagtgggaggtgtgggctgtattcaccaGAAACGATTAAGCATTTAGATAATACACATacaagagggcagggtgggaattGTCTTTCGATTTGTGGAAGATGGGGCATTCTGGGTGCTGTGATCGGGGGCAAACATAACTGCAGtatatcattgaatccctacagtatggaagcaggccattcaggccatcgaCTCCACACGGAGCCCTCCAAAAATACACCAACCAGACACACCTCCCAACCattccaccatcaccatcccatcAGGTCTTTTCTGCTGGCGGTTGAGACTAGGCTGCAAGATTAGGGGGGAGTAGAAttcggacagaaatgaggaggagctGGTTTTCCCAGAGGTCggtgcatctatggaattctgtgcccaaggaagcagtaaaaGCAGCTTCATTAAGACACTGGTGCATGGGTTTTTgcgtggtaggggaattaagtgTAGTTAGGATAATGCAAGTAGGAGGAGCTGAGGTGattgatagatcagccatgattttaatgaatggcggagcagggtcgatgggccaaatggcctactgcttcTATTACTTTGAAACGAttaccctgcgtttcccatgtctaccccacctaacctgcacatcctggacactgggcaatttaacatggcgaatccaaatcaaggccggtgagcaatgtagtgatgtggaaaataaacatcagagaatgagagaaagggacaaGGAGAATAAATGTCctagcaatcaaaactggattctaaccatcacaaaaattaaaactaaaagctcagtatgtgaatgtgtgctgcattgtaacaaaagcGAATTAATTGACTGCACATGTTGAAGAGAATAATgctgatctgagactccttacagagatATAGCTTCAGAATGATAAGGATTGGATCCGGAATATCGAGGGGATACGTGGCATTCAAGACGAGTGGGAAGCTCAGTAACGGTAGAGGATgggcactgctaatcaaagcactgataacACGGTAGTCTGAtgtcagctcggatttcaggtcctgatttctctgtcagctgatctccctgttcccacagagctggatgttgtctgttctcagctctgcttgatttctgctgaagctttgaccccCTTTTACACCTTCTGGGGCAATAAAATATTCTGAGCCTCCTGAAAAtgacaccttatctatacctctcctgattttaaaaacctctataaagttatcTGTCAACTTGCTAGGCTCGgttggaaaaatgtcccagcttcttcttaactcaaaccctccattcccagcaacatcctggtaaagtagGGAATAAGGAATTGTATCAAATCACATAAATGTACTGTCTGAAACTATCTGGCTGTGTTCTTGCCTGAGATATTGAGAGTCCCTGGTGTAAGTAATTACGAATGCAATTATTTTGGTCACAGAATTGGGCAATCATTTTGCAACAAAGTGATCTACTCTGATAAGGAGGTAGTGGTCATTTCTACGGTAAGTGAACAGTTTGTAGATCAGTGAGATGAAGTTCCAAACACTTGGGAAGGGCAAGAAATGACTGTGATAAAtaagacaaagaactgtggatgatggaaatctgaaacaaaaactgagaacactggaaaaactcagcaggactggaagcatctgtggagagaaagcagagttaaagtttcgagtCCAACAACTCCTCTTCAGGATTCTGAAATAGTTTGTGAGAACCCCTTAAGTCATCTGCCCAGCTTTAAGACCATAATATACaggagcaggatgaggccatttggcccatcgagtctgctccatcagtCGATcccggctgatatgtttctccatCCCATTCTGCTGCcgtctcctcataacccttgaccccttcctaatcaagaacctatctctgtattaaatgccCTCAATGACTTGGCATCCTCAACCCTTCTCcgagtggaaacatcatctccacatccacactatccagtCATAGAGTAGCACAGCGCTGCCTGACCCaccgtgatctccagcattggttgttttcaagaagcattccagcatctacaacaaCGCGCTTCTAAATTTTTGTACCCAGTTGGTTAGCTCTCCCGAGATCCCGTGAGATTTATCCTTACTCCACAATCCACTGTGTGGTACAATTAACAAAGGCCCCAGTCCCCACCTCGTTCTGCCCACAGTAGTAGCGCGAtcgctcagtgattagcactgcctcatagtaccaaggacccgtgttcgattccaggcttggggcgactgtctgtttggagtctgcacgttctccccgacttatctgcgtgggtttcctccgggtgctctagctTTCTCCCAAAATCTAAAAATGTTCTGGTGAATTGGCCGAACTAAACGGGCCCTcagtgtgcattagtcaggagtaaatgtggaaTAACGGGATAGaggaatgtgtctggatgggttacactttggacaggcggtgtggacttgttgggctgaattgcGTATTTCCACATTTTAGGAATTCTACGTGGCATTCCCCCAACTCCAGAATCTCAGAGCTCTTGGCTTTTCCCatggatagtgtggggggagggaaacaGTGTTTTACACGGGAGGAAGGTTCGGTGAATGTGAAGCTACAACTAAACGTAGTGCATTACTTGAGCTGTTTCCCCGGTATACCAGAGGCTGCAGGTTGACCTTACAGACGTTTATCGAATCATGACAGGcaagcatagggtaaatagacaaggtcatttcccaggGATGGGAGAAGTCCAGAACAGGAGGGTAATATGTTTGGTGTGAGGGAGGCAAGTGTAAGGAATGAtctgccggaggaagtgatgggtgtagttccaattataacatttaaaaggcagttggatgggtatatgaataggaagagttcagagggatatgggccaagtactggtaaatgagacgagattaatttaggctatctggtcggcacggatgagttagaccgaaggacctgtttttgtgctgtgtatctctatgactctggcttgTTCGTAATGTTTGCCATGCCTATATGTTCAGTTTCTGTCTGGTGTCGGTGCCAATGCCTTGATATCTCATTTCCCCCAGCTCCCCACGTCCACCTCCCCAGATGTTAACCATTTCATGTCTGGGGGTTTCTCAAGAAGCTGCATTGAAGGTTCATCctgaattgactttttttttgcttcccaaaagcaGACTTACTCACTCCTAGATGTCGTGAAAGATGCTAGCTTTCAGGTAGATGTAGCCAAAATTCAGAGGTGTCTATCTTGATGTTTTCACTTTTCGGTCTCTGTAAGTTCCTGAATCAGTACCATCGGGAGAATTAGTTTGAGCGGAGTGAGAATAGAGGGTTGAGAGAGGGTGGGATGGTGCTTTAAATTttttggaaaaagaaaagaatCTTTTGcggaaagtagaattgcttgtttggAATTTCTAAcctggactgacagtgatgatttttgtaatctctttttacagattatttgaagatctgaagacagaagtttcaaaatcaatagctgaagggctttgcctgaaacattgactctactgctcttcagatgctgcctgatctgctgtgcttttccagcattgcactttgactctgactctgactctccagtccTCAATTTCACATCAGTGTCTGACAGTCACTGAATCCATCGGCACTAtaacaattttcgactctgattctgtgagaaggaaccaagctttttggttcctgtttcagtacgttttcagcatcagtgagactggaagagagacccAACTGTTGCAGCACTCTGATTGTGGAGCCAGAAAACGTTATACAGACTGGGAAGAGGAATTCACTGCAGGGAGATGCTGTACACGCGTTTGTATGCAGCTGAAGCTTTGGTCATGGAGAAAGCCAAGGAATCCCGTCCCTTGGAGAAgccatggaagtgtggcgactgtgggaaaaGCTTCTGTTTCCCTTCTGACCTGGAGATTCATGGGTgcagtcacaccagggagaggccgatctcctgccctgagtgcggAAAGGGCTTCAGCAATTCCTGCCACCTGCTGGGCCATCAGCGGGTCCACATTTGGGAgagacccttcagctgccctgagtgcgggaaggccttcagcaattcttcTGTACtgcagaggcaccagcgggtccacacgagCAACAGGCGTttcccctgccccgagtgtggaaagagcttcagcaattcctcttgCCTGTTGAAGCACCAGGGGGTCCACACGGGAGAGAGGCCCATCAGATGTCCCAAGTGCAGCAAGATCTTCAGCAGTTCCTCCATTCtgcagaggcaccagcgggtccacacaggcgAGAGGCCATTCGCCTGCCCCGA contains the following coding sequences:
- the LOC132807830 gene encoding zinc finger protein 664-like, which translates into the protein MLYTRLYAAEALVMEKAKESRPLEKPWKCGDCGKSFCFPSDLEIHGCSHTRERPISCPECGKGFSNSCHLLGHQRVHIWERPFSCPECGKAFSNSSVLQRHQRVHTSNRRFPCPECGKSFSNSSCLLKHQGVHTGERPIRCPKCSKIFSSSSILQRHQRVHTGERPFACPESRKVFSYSSVLLTHRRVHMLEKNPSAAPSAERPLMIPLPC